Genomic DNA from Anaerolineales bacterium:
ACGACGAAGGCGCATGGTTGTCGGGGCGGCAGTTGTCGGCCACGCTGCGGCTAGGAGCGGTGCCTCCCAACAGGCAGCGGCGGACCAGGCGGCTGCGCAGTCGGCAGCGCCGGCACCGGCTGCGGCCCCGGCCGAGGCGGATGTCAACACCCAGATCCAGCAGCTGGCACAAATGCACAACGCCGGTGTTTTGACCGACGCCGAGTTTGCCGCGGCGAAGGCCAAGCTCCTCGGCACGTAGTTCGCATGTCCTTAATCCGGCGGGCAGGCGGGCTTGGGCCCATCTGCCCGCCGGAGTGCTGCTCGATCCCGGCCAGCACCTCGACCGAGGCGAGCAGACCCTTCCCTCATTGATCCGTCCCCACCGGCATGAAGACGCCGTCCTTCGCCCGCACCGGGGGCCAGCCAGTAGCCTCCTCGGTGACGCCGAAGCGCGTGGGGGCCATGCGCAGACGACAGCTGGCGGTGGCGCTGTACGCCAGACCGGGACCAGCTCTGCGCCCAGTCCGGAAAGAGCCGTTGGCAGGTTCCGAAATATGCAGCAGCTGCGTGGCTCGTCATCGCAGCGCTGATGTTGAGCCGGAAAGCCGATGTTCAAGGAGGTACACACATGTTCCCAATTCTCGTGATCGCGATCGGAGTCGCAGTCCTCGGGTTTGGCAAGCGGCTCGCCGTGCTGGGTGCGGCGGTGGGGGCGCTGCTCGGCCTTGGCCTGCTGCGCCTGTTCCCGGG
This window encodes:
- a CDS encoding SHOCT domain-containing protein — encoded protein: MRRARRRRMVVGAAVVGHAAARSGASQQAAADQAAAQSAAPAPAAAPAEADVNTQIQQLAQMHNAGVLTDAEFAAAKAKLLGT